CCACAGCCACATAACGATCCTACCAAGTGCTCCTTATGAATGTTCGTTCAAACTTTTCCCTTTGCATATAGCTGCATCGCACCAGTGTGCCGTGGTCTTCTCGGATTTCATCAACAACTCCGGAGCCAATCGCGGCTCTGCTCCTCTGCCCCTGAAGTTGGTGACAGTTTTACCCCAAAGAGAAGCGGGCCCACTCTCTGTTAATCTGAATATATTTCATTTCGTTTCATCCTTTCACTTAGGAAGAGAACATTACATTTGTCCGTCAGTAGTTAGTGGGGATTTCAAACCAGTCTCATCTACTTTTATCTTTCCCCACCACCATTGTACCCACATTTCATCTGTTCCACCAGGGTATTCTAGTCCCCAGGGGAACCTCAACTGCAGTGACTGTCTATAGTGCGTCAAGTGAATGATCGCACTGTTTCATTCCATAGTATATTACAATAGCTGTTGGATCATGAAATGAATGGGCCCCTCTCCACTACtctcaatataaataaatacacaagCTATGAGTTATGCAATACAGGTGAAGCTGCAGGAGCCAGGCCTTAAAAGGGACATCTGGGGAGTCATGTTCCAGGAGCTTTGCTCCACATTTAATAAAATGTAGGCAGAAAATCACTTTCATTAGTTTAAACCTGATAACTTTAAGCCCAACCCCCTCTGGAAAGAGGCTAGATTAAATCACAAACTGCTTATCTTTACCGAGTTATTACCTCTTGATTTTGTGCTTCCAGGGCCCTGTTTGCTTTGGCTTTAGACTTAGGTAAAGATTACCGTTATTAAtatcaaacaaaaacattttaattgcaAACACACTGAGGACTTTCATTGGGAAGCCTTGCATGTCAGCGACAGCCATTGAGGTCACAGGGAGtctctttgggaaatattttctttatttaatgaAAAACCTTCTTTACTCAAACTTATTCCAAACAATTTCTCATGTTACCCCGTTGCTGGAAACGACACGGATTTCGGGGTCCAAACACAGCCGGACTATATCGTCTCTTGACGTCAATATTAGGATGTGAATAAAACCTACCCGTTAGCgagaggaagaaaaagagctcttccctcccccccccgccacccccccaaGGTGTGCATGAGATGCTCATGAAATTCTCCTTTTGAGGAGAGTTACAATTTAAGGCCAGATCCGACCCTCTGTACTCAGGAAAAGTAAAGCTAGTGAGAGTTTAGCTTGAGTGGTACTAGATAGGGACCCTCCTTTTACATGCTTAGGCATTGAACTAGATTATTAAGAACACTAACAGCTTCTAGCGGGGGTTAAAAGCTTCTTTGTATATTTCTGATCGAGCTAAAGCTCTGCATGAGAGCCAGGACAACAGCCACCCTCTCTTACCAAAAGCAATCGATTTTTGTGTGGAAAACCATATTCTTTGGAAGTGTAGATTTCCAAAGGTCCTGCCCGCTGTTATTTCTATACAGCAGACAGTTTATTTCAGACGTgacgggggtgtgggggggaaatactATTATTTACCATTGCTTGAGACACACAGATCCCAGCATTCAACCACTGGAAATGCCCTTGTTTAAGTggcagacttaaaaaaaataaaaaaataaaaaccaccacCACTCACCCAAATAACGTGGGCACTGGCGAGCTGTTATAGCCGGCGACGAGGCCAGCATAGGAAGGGAGGAATAGCAAATAGTTTTGTAATGGAGAGTTTCTGGCTGCAGCTGAGTGAGAGCTTTGTCTTTCGCCATCCATTCCTCCCCCCATGCCGGCTAAGAAGGGACATGGGAGTGACCCTGTATTTTTAAATCTAAAGGATTCAAGTTGGAGCGGGGGTGAGAAAGGGACATTTTAACTGCTCGGCAATGGGACGTTTCCTCTTGTTAGTTACCATGAagtggtggggagctggggggagaaacTCAGCGGTTTAGTTTCTTGGTGGTCGCCCCTTCCCGAGATTATAAACAAATCTGTTAGGAGCCCTAAAGTCCTCACTGGGAGTAGCTCCTGCTTTTCCACCCTCAACTCTAGGGTTTGTTTTTCTACAGCACTGACTGAAAGGCTTCACGTGTTGTTTTTCCTCCTCGGCCCCACTTTCAGCCACTTAACTCTTTCCGCCCCTGGGGGCCCTAAGCTCCCCCTGCAGGGGAGGAGAAGGCGGTAGGAGTCACCTTTCTTCGAAAGAAGTCTCTGCCCCCTCGACCCCACGGGAGCTGGCTCCTGTCACAGCCCTTTGCTGTCCATTAGGAAACCAGCCAGGCCCATAAATTCTGCTGCAAACAGGGGTTGGGTGCAAGTCCTCCAGcccccaaaaaaaattcagagaagaATTCAGGAGACATAGGGAGCTGGTCAATTAAACACGGGAGTCTGACTGACCCTCTCCCAGACATTGCTTGGTATAATAGGCTTCCCCCTTCCAGGCTCCTCCAAGCATGTGCAGCTCAGCGGGTCAAACATGCGGGGTAAATATCGCCCCGAGTCAGTCAGGAGCCGAGTGGAAGCGCTTTCCCCAGCGATATAATGAAACGACTGTAGATCCACTGCGTTTTCCACCGAGGGAGACCGAAGGGAGGCACTGGCCTGGGTGAAGGTAGGCCGCCTACAATCCTACACCCAGCAGCAGTCACAAATCTCAGCTGTGGAAGGCTTCTAATGCAAAATAAGAGGAACTGCATTAAGGCATTCTGTGCTGTTCTGAGTAGAAGAGAAACTGTTTAGACAGTTAAAGAGACGCTGCCCTGGATGGAAATATTTGCAACCTCTTAATTTAAACACTTTTTATTTGGATTGACCGAACTGGGTCCTGAtctcgctgaagtcaatggcaaaatgtcattctaatgggagcaggatcgggcccacaATTTAAAGTAACAATGGGTCGCGGGGGCTGGGAACTTTGTAACACAAAGAACTTTATTTTACATACCCATGAAATCTGGTCGTTCTTATATACAATATCACATTCCACAATTTAAATATATATCTATGGATCCGGTTTACATAAAAAAGTactaaaattatgtacaaaaacacAACCTAAGAACTCTTTAAATAATACTAACAGGAAATCCAAACAACAGCTTCACTCAGATAGGAATGAACTTTTTGTTGAGTATTATACAAAGTGGATCACCAGAAAACaagtaaatacattaaataaaaaaggaGTGGTCTATACaacatagaaagaaagaaagaaagaaagaaagaaagaaagaaagaaagaaagaaagaagagctaGATTGTACAATTATTTGAGGAACATGTCTTTTTAAGAAGATTCAATTTTATCTGCCTACCAGTGCCTTTAATAAGGCCCCTGTCTGGGATtgctaaaatattaaattaattcaTTATTTCATTTATAGGGTGTGGGGTGAGTTCCTTGTTATCTGCTTTCAAAATACTACCAGGCCAAATGCAGATCTACTTCTCTACCACTTCTTCCACGCTGGGAAGTTTGGGATCTTCTGAAGAAATACTGTCCACTATCGAAGAAAGACAACGAAGGCTGCTAGAAGCTGAAGATTCAACGATGGAGGCTCCTagtcaataaataataaataaataatgataataaatacttcaataaataataaagataaatagAGTGTTTGGTTTAGTTTTGTTAAACAGGGATCGATAGACCGCAGGAAATGACAGAAAAGAACATAGCCCTAAGAAAGAGAAGATCTAACAAGGACCGATATTCAAATATtaggaaaaggaaacaacacCTGTGAGCAAAATTACAATAGCTATATAGCAGCGTACTATACAGTAAGAGTGTTCATTTTTCTTAGCACTGTCAGTAAGAGGTTTTTTTCCACTAACGGAATAGATCCCTTtctctttatctctctctctctcacacacacacaaacacacggaTAAATACATTGCCCACACGTGAAGAGAATCCTGAAGTTTACCTTCTTTGGCGTTGATTGTTAGCACTCTGGAATGATCAGAAACATTTTGCCAGtcggagctgcaggtgctcaggaaATCTGAACTTGGGATCTGAGGTAAACATGCAGAGCgcagaggaaagaaagagagagagagagaacatgtatTAGCAAAGAGGATCGCTGCTCCTCGGGGCAGCCTGGGTGCCTGCTGGACTTCTCAACGACGACTTATATACTTCCCTCGCGAAGTCTGCTAAATACTCGTTAGCTTGCCCGGCGCTCTGGATTGACAGCCTGCAttaaggaaggggaagagggggagaaaaaaagcgGAAGGCGGTTTCGCAGCTGACTttcgggggcaggaggggacTGAGTACAATCGCTGTGCTTACATTTCCCTGCTTGGGGCTGAAGCTAAAAGGGTCTCCCCCAATCTCCTGCATTTTCTCCTGCTGATCCAGCCTGTGCAGGAGATCCTGCAGCTTCTCTATGTAGCTGATGGCACTCCTCAGGATCTCCACCTTGGGCAGCCGCTGGTTGGGGTTTGCCACAGTCCTCCTTTTCAGAGCCTCGAAGGCTTCATTGATCTTCTTCAGCCGCCTCCTCTCCCTCAGGGTGGCTGCTTTCCTCCTGTCGGTGGGGGCCGATTTCCTCTTGCAGGTCTTACAAGCCCAGATCAAACACTGGCCGGGGCAATGAGGGGGTTGTAGGCCCGGGGGCGCCAGCACATGCTCCTCTCCACTGCTGTCACTCCCAGCCTCTGGGGGCATTTGGTCCTGACAGGGGGACAAAGTGCCATCGCTGCCTGGGTACAGAGGGGACCCCTCTGCCATCTCCAGCTGCTGTAGAGCTCCATGTTCTCCGTCCAAGTAGAAGAAATAGGAGCTAGTTTCAAAAAGGTCCATCATCATGCTCtccccttggcctctctgcctgCTGGAGTTGGGTGATAGGCTCAAAAAACCCCAGAGGAGCCACCCAGATGGAATTTAATTAGTGCAGTGACATAAGTCCCCCTGCTTTATATATAGTAGCTGCTGAAACTCTATCCAACTTTTAGCTGTCGCGGTGCATCACCCTCCAAATCCGATCCCAACCAGTCTCCTGGGCTCCGCCTGGGGAAcatctccggggggggggggggggataaaaatCGCAAACCAGCTCGTGAACGCGGGATGAAGTGGAAAAGCAAAGGTGGATTTGGGGGAATAATTCCAAAGGGCAGCGGCCACCCCTCTCTGTGCGAATCTGCCCTGTtcagatgggggggtggggggcattttAGGGCAAACAGCGGAGCTTAAAACGGAaacctcttctccttccctcctctggTGCTAAATATAGGTGTATAGAGCGAGGTTTCAAAGGCAACGGTTACTCTCCAAATAGACAAGTTAATATTTTCAGAAGAGtccatgctattttttccccctcttcgaAACATGCCATTCCTGTGACCCAAACCAGTAGCGCCAGCCCAAGGTTATAAGTGGTACACACTCTTCTGCAACGTACACTTGCAGGAAGGCTGTCAAGGCATAGCTCAGCTTGGACGACCAGGTAACCTCTCTTCCACGGATCATTATATGTTCTTGGCACCCTTACTAAGTTAAGCATTGTACTTACACCCATTGTAAGTTTCAGTGTCTGGTGATCACAGTTATCGCTCCTTGGGCAAACTGGGGCGCTCTATATCCTAAAAAGTGGTACACCCAGCTGTCCTGGAGAAGGGATATATCAGGAGCAAAGCACAATCTTATCCTGTATCTGCCACTCATCCCCCTGAGTCTCAGCCCACCAGATGCAAAATCATGTGTAATTTCTTTCCTTGTCTGATTACAGTTTGCAGATATTAACAataacaaatgtaaaaataaagaacTAAGCCCATGAAATATCACCAACTCTATCCACCTGTCCTTCAAACTCAGTCCTTTGGGAAGGGATCCATTATCCTGCTGCTAAGTTCCCCGAATTATAATGGAATTGATCATTGGATCGACTGATCCTCAGAAACTGATTTTGAACTGATACTTCCATTGACATTAGGGGCTCAtgaatcaatgggattttggttcTGACTaagtaaatactgcaggatcatgCCCCATGTCCCTCTTCATAAATCATGGCAATGTCTGGTTTTAAATGGATCCACAAAAGTTCAACAAGCTCAGTTAAACTACTAGTTTCAATACAAAAGAGTACagtatttagaatgtaagctctttggccCAAGGACTCTTTCCCATGTGTTGTACAGTGCTTCGCACAAAGGGGCCCCAATCTCTATTATGTCTGCTAGCTGCAACTGTAATATACGTAATAAATCATAACATGCTCTATAGAGATAGATACAGATAGatacagaagctgggaatgagcaacagaggatgattacctattcggttcattccctctggggcacctggcattggccactgttggaagacaggatactgagctagatagacccatggtctgacccagtagggccagtCTTATGTTCAAATTGTTTCAAAGGATGTTTCAAAAcaaatgtaattacattttgaTTCCTGACCAATGGAATCAACTCTAAGTCTGATTGTGTTTAGCTATCGAAGGCTATATTTAATAAATAGTACATACGTTAAACCTGTTGTAAATATATGTGGGTTTCCCCCATTTTTCTTATTTCCTTCCTTGCTTCATCAGAGGGAATGCTGGGGGTTGGcactgcagaagaaaaaaaatagaagtgTCCCAAACTAAAACGTCctggaaaaaaatccaaacaaaccgTGATGCAAAAggaaacataaaaaataaatgaaatggaaAGTAATTGATATTAAATAGAGCACTGAGGTGGGAAGTTGGCTTTCAGTTGCGTTGAACATGTTAATGTGACCAACAATATTTCATTCGACTGACAGCAAACTAGTGAATATTACCTTAATAGCTTGAAATTTGTTgtcccaactctctctctctccacatcaaACATCTGTATATGAGAAATGACACAAGAGTGCTCTACAAAACAGATATACCTGTATATATGTTGACAAAGTTAGAAAGATTGCCAATAGGTAACACTGTCTATAAGTTAGGAGGGTCAATAAAGTTGTGCACTTCAAATGGCTTCTCCAATATGTACTAGAAACTCATATTTTTTGTGATTCCTTTTGCTCCAGAACAACTGTCTCTCTTTTATACCACAGTTGGTGTCACACACCTACTGCTATGTTCTGATGGCCCTGACCTCACTAGCTGCATCTACTTACATTATTACAACCGATTGCACCAGTTCAAGATGCAGTGGTGCATTGCAGCTACACTGGGCATCCTATTTCAGGTCCACACACAGCCATTCCCTTTTTAAGTTGTAGGTCCTGTGGACTGTTGCACCTGTCTCAACATCCATGGCAAAATTCCttggaacaagtaaataacatcAATTTGTACCCTTGAACTGTTTGGTTTGGCTGAGCATCATGTGGAGGTGAATGAATTTTCTTGAGCTTTTGGGGGTTGAATATATCATTATTGTGTTACTTTTAGCTAATAGCTCTTGATCTGTCTTGTCTCTAATAAGTcgccaggaccagatggtattcattcaagagctctgaaggaactcaagtatgaaattgcagaactcctaattgtggtatgtaacttattgcttaaatcagcctctgtaccagatgactgaagggTAGCTAAagtaacaccaatttttaaaaaaggttcccttggtgatcctggcaattacaggccagtaagcctaacttcagtaccaggcaaattgattgaaactataatacagaacagaattatcagacacatagacaAACATGATACTTTGGGGAAGACTCAACACAGCTATTGTAAaaggaaatcgtgcctcaccaatttttagaattatttgagggtgtcaacaagcatatggacaaggatgatccagtggatatagtgtacttggactttcagagagCATTTGACAAAAGTCCCACTGCAGAGGGTCTTAAGCAAtgtaaacagtcatgggataagagggaaggtcctctcatggttaaaaagataggaaacaaaaggtaggagaaaatggttagttttcacaatggagagaggaaaaagcaGGGTCTgccaaggatctgtactagggtctttgctgttcaatatattcataaatgatctggaaaaggggtgaacagtagggtggcaaaatttgcagacaatacaaaatcatgcaacatagttaagtccaaagtccAAAGCTGCCAAGAGTTACTAAgggatctcaaaaagaaaaggagtacttgtggcaccttagagactaaccaattgatttgagcataagcttttgtgagctacagctcacttcatcggatgcatccaatgaagtgagctgtagctcacaaaagcttatgctcaaataaattggttagtctctaaggtgccacaagtactccttttctttttgcgaatacagactaacacggctgttactgtgaaacctgtcataagggatctcactaaattgGGTGATTGAGAAACAAAAATTTAAtgttggtaagtgcaaagtaatttccatggaaaacataatcccaactatacatactaAATAAAGTTACctttcaagaaagatcttggaatcatcatggaTAGCTCTCCGAAAACATCTGcccaatgtgcagtggcagtcaaaaaagctaaaagaatgttaggaaccattaggaaagggatagatagtaagacagtaaatatcataatgccactacataaatccatgctACATCCACCTCTTGAATgctgagtgcagttctggtcgtcctatctcaaaaaagatatattagaatagtttaggtacagagaagagcaacaaaatgactaGGAGTATGGGgctgcttccatatgaggagaaattcaAAAGACTGAgattgttcagcttagaaaagagataactaagaggggatatgatagaggtctataaaatcatgaatggtgtgaagaaagtgaatagggatgtcttatttaccccttcacataacacaagagctagggatcaccaaatgaaattaataggcagcaggtttaaataaACATGAGGAAGTACCTCTTCATACACAcagagtcagcctgtggaactaattgccaggggaggttgtgaaggccaaaaatagaACTGTGTTAAAAATGAATTAGAcaggttcatggaggataggtccattaatgactattagccaagacagtcatggacacaaccctatgctctgtgtgtctctaaacctctgactgccagaagttgggactggatgacagggatggatcactcagtaaagTGCCCTGttcagttcactccctctgaaacatctggccactgttggaagacaggatactgggctagaggggcCATACAtttgacccagtagggccattcatATTCTTATGTGTTTTTCAGATCTCAGAGAGAGGTAGAAAGCTGCTGAGACAGCACCCAGACTACTGTGGCAATCTTCCACAGAGTAAGTACATTGGTGGCTTATTGTATGTTTATGATGTGGCTGCTGACTAGCAAGTGatttttgtcttctttttttttttaaggtaaaaagAGGGATGACCTTGCAGTTCAGGCATGAATTGGAACTCAGGAGCTCTGGAgccaattctctgctctgccacacacttcctgggtgaccttgggtaagtcactgaggtccagatcctcaaaggtagttaggcacctaactcacattgaaatcagtggcagtttggcacctaaatacctttaagaattTGTGCCTTGATCTCTctacaggggtgctggaacagagGGGTCCAGGGGGCCAAggcttaaactccctcatagatttccactgcaacttcaacaaccaccacccatccactAAACTCTCTTTAGAACACTctcacaccagcatcaacttcctggacaccacaatcagcttcagctatggaaccctacagacaccCATATACAAGAAACCCCTGGATCACCACAGTCACCTTCATAGAGCCAGTAACCACCCCAACTGCATCAAGAAATCTATGATCTGCAGCCaaatgctcagataccacagaatacactctgaggagaaagtctgggatatacaccttaacacacttaaaaacactttcaccaaacaaggacactccaccagagaagtagatagcatcatggaatgggccacccaaataccccgagACAAGCTGctttaatacagaaataaaacccccttcgactgcacacccctagttgtcacctaccaccccacactggaacccatatggggtatcatcaacCAACTATAACTCATACTCAATGGGAACcttatcctgaaagaaatctttcctgaacccccacccagATTTACAATTTATCTCCAGCACACATAAGGTGTacatagatagattagataaaaCAGACTAGCTAGGTCAGCAGACAGACAACAGACACCAAGGGGACCCTGAGTAAAGGTCAGAGCCCTGATGTCTCTGTCACTGTATGGAGGGGCCTAGCCTCCACAAGTTTCCTGAGGTCTGTTGGTATTGGAGGCTAAACTCCCTGTTTGCTCTGCTAGGGGACAAACCCTGTCTATGCCATGGAACAACCATGGGAAAAATGCACAAGGAGAACTTCACTTACATATAGGGTAGAATAATTCCCCCAACTGCAGGAATGCCTGGATGaaatctatggcctgtattatgcagaagtcagactagatcattttagtagtcccttctggccttaaaatctatgaacttCCCCAGCAATCTATAGGGGGCGACCTGGCCCAGAATtggtgctagggtgaccagacagcaagtgtgaaaaatcaggacgggggtgggggataataggaacctatataagaaaaagaccccaaaattgggactgtccctataaaattgggacttcTGGTCAGCCTAATTGGTGCATGATTGACATTTGCAAATTCTGTAGTTAGATGTCCAACTGATTTTACTTGCACAAAGCTTGCTTACAGGCACAAATATTTACATGTACCTAATTACTTTCTTTGGGCAGGCAAATCCTGCTTGTGTGCATAGATTACATTATTTGTACATGCAAATTGTCATGTATGCAAAACTACGTGCTTGAGCAACACATACAAGCTCTGATTCTGCATCTTAACCCTGCACCTGGATGGAGCCCAGCTGAAACCAATCAGCTCAATTCAAACACAGAGGTCTGCCCACACAGAAGGCGATGCAGGAGATGGGCCTTACTCAATAATTAGGTGAAGGTGTGTGTAGCCTGCATGTATGTGTTTGTGAATAAATATATCAATAGCCAAGTGACAGCACAAGTATAGTTGTTGTTTCAGAGAACTGAAATTTAGGTGGAAGCAATAATCCCTCTAACTCAGCCTGGCAAATGTTCATATGCTTTGGGACAATTTCAATGATAGTCTAGGAATGGGAGTGGAAAATGCACATTCAAATAGCAGCAGTCTGAAAAGTTAACCTATTTTTttgaattatttgggggaaatttaaaaaattgtcttaATTGAGGCCTTTGCTGAATGGCTGTTTCTAATTATGGTTGTTTTCCTTTGATTTGATATGGAGTTTGGTGCTCAGATCAGTTACATGTCTGATAGTTGTCTAGAGGCGCAATCTTGCTAACTAAACAGACATTTCTAGTTCGGGATAGGAAGGGAGGATTTTATTACAGCTCTCATGTTGGGTGGTTATGACACATAGTTCTAAATGGCAGATGCTTTAATGCCTGTGTCAGGGTTTACAGTGACAAATAGCCACCACTgcacaaacacatttattctaCTACAAGGCGTTTTATTGGGGGGAAAACTGCCCAATCAGAAACAGAATGCTCACTGCACTGTTACCGAGCGGAACAGGCACCATTAGCTGTGCAATCCACATATGACATTGTAGGTGGTAAGTGATATGAGGGTaattaaagatatttttctttttgtgatttaaGATTGGGGTCATGGGTCTATATAAAATGTAGCATGCATATCGGACATTTTGCATACTAGAGTCTTAAAATCACATATTTATCTCTCAGCTTAGATGGTAacctctttggagcaaggactgtaTTTTCATTGTCTGTGTGAGCAGTGCTATTAGCACAAGGCCCTGGTCCTTGATGGGTGTTCTCTCAGCACTATCACAGTGCAAATAAATATGGCCTTCATCCCCTTAGTATTTGTGAACATACTTACACTATAGACTAGGAGTGATGCTTTGTATACTGCTGGGCAAAGCTGTTATAGTTTAGCATTTGCCCTTGGTTTCATTAATAAACATGAGGTTTGTGGGACTTATAGATTTCAGTTCACAATGGACTAAAACATAGTATTCAGGTTCTTTGCCTATCTCTGCAGAAAAATTGATTTGACCCAGTTTACACAACTGTGATTTCCAGATACACAAATAATGTAAAAATCTCAGTGTTCAACCATCTTTTATTTGCACAGCAAATGAGTTTGGAAACCTTTGGTATTTTTTGATGGGGatgcaggtggggaggggaggaagaaatcTTGCAATGGTATGGTCTTTGGAGTGAATGTAATACATTTCCCATTCAAGGTATGTATAAGCAGTGTGTTGTTGAACTTAGGAAACTGCACAAAATTTCACACACGCAGaagtaaaagtaaataaaagaatATTTCACACATGCAGACGTAAACGAGTATTGTACAAGGAACTCTAGCAGGCCAGTAGATGGACTTTTTCTCCCCATCCACTGGTCATCCACAGGGCTGTAGGACAGCCCTTCTGTGACTTGATGAAATAGTGGCATGGCCTTTGTGAGAGTCCGGGACACAAGCTACATACACATGTATTCTATGGACCCTCTCCCAGCAAGTTTACCCCAATGACACTCTTTGTGTCAGCCTATTCAGAGCCCATCTTTGCAGCTGCTCTGTCCAGAGAGGTACACTGGGGGAAAATGCGGTGGGGAGGGCTTTTTGGAGACCTCAGTATTGGTGTGAATTTCACCTTCTGTGCATAAAATCCTGTTAGTGAATGAACTCATTTCAGTGGTCTTTGTGCAGTAGGATTTCACATCACAGGCAAGTCCATCCATATGGTCATACAGTGGTAAACAAGTTAATTTCAGATTGCTAGCTAGCAATGGCCTGATATAAACT
The Eretmochelys imbricata isolate rEreImb1 chromosome 1, rEreImb1.hap1, whole genome shotgun sequence DNA segment above includes these coding regions:
- the MYF6 gene encoding myogenic factor 6, whose translation is MMMDLFETSSYFFYLDGEHGALQQLEMAEGSPLYPGSDGTLSPCQDQMPPEAGSDSSGEEHVLAPPGLQPPHCPGQCLIWACKTCKRKSAPTDRRKAATLRERRRLKKINEAFEALKRRTVANPNQRLPKVEILRSAISYIEKLQDLLHRLDQQEKMQEIGGDPFSFSPKQGNIPSSDFLSTCSSDWQNVSDHSRVLTINAKEGASIVESSASSSLRCLSSIVDSISSEDPKLPSVEEVVEK